A window from Sphingopyxis alaskensis RB2256 encodes these proteins:
- a CDS encoding carotenoid oxygenase family protein — protein MASQVETLIRSAVVKTIGKVADFNRRRLPRPTDAHPFLSGIHRPMTEELTIEALRVDGEIPAALRGRYLRNGPNPAMPPDPASYHWFIGAGMVHGIRIEGGQAVWYRNRWVRGSEACAALGEELPPGPREERNDAPNTNVVGLAGRTFAIVEAGGTPVELDHELGTIAHNPFDGTLAGAFTAHPHADPFTGETHAITYRSDEPNKVWHVVLDEQAHVVREEPIAVSDGPSIHDCALTENYVLVFDLPVTFSMKRLLAGYRFPYMWNENHPARVGLLPREGRGDDIVWVPVDPCYVFHPANAFETADGRVIVDVVAHETMFATSKRGPDSEKSRMERWTIDPVARTTTRTVIHDHAQEFPRYDERLTTRPYRYVYSIAIPDGRSAEWALADTRLFRHDLETGTTAIHDFGSGRHPGEFVFVPRKAAGAEDDGWLIGLVVDMNDETTDLVILNADDFTGPPQAVVHLPHRVPPGFHGNWVAD, from the coding sequence ATGGCAAGCCAGGTCGAAACACTGATCCGCAGCGCCGTCGTCAAAACCATCGGCAAGGTCGCCGATTTCAATCGCCGCCGCCTCCCCCGCCCCACCGACGCCCACCCCTTCCTCTCCGGCATCCACAGGCCGATGACCGAAGAATTGACGATCGAGGCGCTGCGCGTCGATGGCGAAATCCCGGCCGCGCTACGCGGCCGTTACCTGCGCAACGGCCCGAATCCGGCAATGCCGCCCGATCCCGCCAGCTATCACTGGTTCATCGGCGCCGGCATGGTCCACGGCATCCGCATCGAAGGCGGCCAGGCCGTCTGGTATCGCAACCGCTGGGTGCGTGGCAGCGAGGCGTGCGCTGCGCTTGGCGAGGAGCTGCCGCCCGGCCCGCGCGAAGAGCGCAACGACGCGCCGAACACCAATGTCGTGGGTCTCGCCGGGCGGACGTTCGCAATCGTCGAGGCGGGCGGCACGCCGGTCGAGCTCGATCATGAGCTCGGCACCATCGCGCATAACCCTTTCGACGGCACCCTCGCGGGTGCGTTCACCGCGCACCCACACGCCGACCCCTTCACCGGGGAAACGCACGCGATCACCTATCGCAGCGACGAACCGAACAAGGTCTGGCACGTCGTGCTCGACGAACAGGCGCATGTCGTGCGCGAAGAACCGATTGCGGTCAGCGACGGCCCCTCGATCCACGACTGCGCGCTGACCGAAAATTACGTGCTCGTCTTCGACCTGCCCGTTACTTTCTCGATGAAACGGCTGCTCGCAGGTTATCGTTTTCCCTATATGTGGAACGAAAATCACCCGGCGCGCGTCGGCCTGCTCCCGCGCGAGGGCCGTGGCGACGACATCGTCTGGGTGCCGGTCGATCCCTGCTATGTCTTTCACCCCGCCAACGCCTTTGAAACCGCGGACGGCCGGGTGATCGTCGATGTCGTCGCGCACGAAACGATGTTCGCCACGTCGAAGCGCGGCCCCGACAGCGAAAAGTCGCGCATGGAACGCTGGACGATCGATCCCGTCGCGCGCACGACGACACGCACCGTGATCCACGACCATGCGCAGGAGTTTCCGCGCTATGACGAGCGGCTGACGACGCGGCCCTATCGCTATGTCTACAGCATCGCGATCCCCGACGGCCGTTCAGCCGAATGGGCGCTCGCCGATACCCGGCTGTTCCGCCACGATCTCGAAACGGGCACGACCGCCATCCACGACTTCGGCTCCGGCCGCCACCCCGGCGAGTTTGTATTCGTTCCGCGCAAGGCGGCGGGCGCCGAGGATGACGGCTGGCTGATCGGCCTCGTCGTCGACATGAACGACGAGACCACCGACCTCGTCATCCTCAACGCCGACGATTTCACCGGGCCGCCGCAAGCCGTCGTCCATCTGCCGCACCGCGTTCCGCCGGGGTTTCATGGCAATTGGGTCGCGGACTGA
- a CDS encoding TetR/AcrR family transcriptional regulator, which yields MMHSKDNSVNIKESGAKAAGAYHHGDLRAAVIAAGLKRLAEGDGGELGLRALARDVGVSATALYRHFPDKEALLDALADEGLRRLGALQAQAWLKAGGGVAGFKATGIAYVRFAHDEPALFRLSFTRQMSQRSMGSDGGEVAYNLLRAGVGEALPGAADPDTAALHAWALVHGLAMLILDRRIEWDEARVAEVVGLTFGGVG from the coding sequence ATGATGCACAGCAAAGATAACAGTGTCAACATAAAAGAGAGCGGCGCCAAGGCGGCGGGCGCCTATCACCATGGCGATCTGCGCGCGGCGGTGATCGCCGCAGGGCTGAAACGGCTGGCCGAGGGCGACGGTGGCGAATTGGGTCTGCGCGCTCTCGCACGCGACGTCGGGGTCAGCGCCACCGCGCTTTACCGCCATTTCCCCGACAAGGAGGCGCTGCTTGACGCGCTCGCCGACGAAGGGTTGCGGCGGCTGGGTGCGCTCCAGGCGCAGGCGTGGCTGAAGGCAGGAGGTGGCGTTGCGGGCTTCAAGGCGACGGGCATCGCCTATGTCCGCTTCGCCCACGACGAACCGGCGCTGTTCCGGCTGAGTTTCACGCGCCAGATGAGTCAGCGAAGCATGGGCAGCGATGGCGGCGAGGTGGCCTATAATCTGCTTCGTGCCGGGGTCGGCGAAGCGCTGCCTGGCGCCGCCGATCCCGACACGGCGGCGCTCCACGCCTGGGCGCTGGTACATGGGCTGGCAATGCTGATCCTCGACCGGCGGATCGAATGGGATGAGGCGCGCGTCGCCGAAGTCGTCGGCCTGACCTTTGGCGGCGTGGGGTGA